The following coding sequences are from one Streptomyces sp. NBC_00536 window:
- a CDS encoding isocitrate lyase/PEP mutase family protein, which translates to MPQPSHPLTAGGRLRSLLAQDGLITAPGVFDGLSAHLVARTGFKAAYLSGAGVSVAGYGLPDIGLLTQTEMTDRARAVASVLDGIPLIADADTGYGAPVNVARTVREYERAGVAALHLEDQAFPKKCGHLPDKELLSAAEFTDRLDAALQARTDPDLVVIARTDARGPLGLTEAIDRACRYAEAGADVIFVEAPRSAEEIERIAAEVGVPLLINMVQGGLTPDTAPDRLAELGYRIAIHPGALLAPYALHGLDALGRLGGTAPEVTPGPQGLFELVGLRDWAAIGERHRDRSKDGA; encoded by the coding sequence ATGCCCCAGCCCAGTCATCCTCTCACCGCCGGCGGCCGGTTGCGTTCGCTGCTGGCCCAGGACGGCCTGATCACCGCTCCCGGGGTCTTCGACGGCCTCTCGGCCCACCTCGTCGCGCGCACCGGTTTCAAGGCCGCCTATCTGAGCGGCGCGGGCGTGTCCGTCGCCGGGTACGGGCTGCCCGACATCGGGCTGCTCACCCAGACCGAGATGACCGACCGGGCCCGCGCCGTCGCCTCCGTACTCGACGGCATCCCGCTCATCGCGGACGCGGACACCGGCTACGGAGCACCGGTGAACGTGGCCCGCACCGTGCGCGAGTACGAGAGGGCCGGCGTGGCCGCCCTCCACCTCGAAGATCAGGCGTTCCCCAAGAAGTGCGGACACCTCCCGGACAAGGAACTGCTCAGTGCTGCGGAGTTCACGGACAGGCTCGACGCCGCGCTGCAGGCCCGTACCGACCCCGATCTCGTCGTCATCGCCCGGACCGACGCCCGCGGTCCGCTGGGGCTGACCGAGGCGATCGACCGGGCGTGCCGTTACGCGGAGGCGGGGGCCGACGTCATCTTCGTCGAGGCCCCGCGGAGCGCCGAGGAGATCGAACGGATCGCCGCCGAGGTCGGCGTCCCCCTGCTGATCAACATGGTGCAGGGCGGACTCACGCCCGACACCGCGCCCGACCGGTTGGCCGAACTCGGCTACCGCATCGCCATCCACCCCGGCGCGCTCCTCGCCCCCTACGCACTGCACGGGCTTGACGCTCTGGGCCGTCTCGGCGGCACCGCTCCCGAGGTCACACCCGGCCCGCAGGGCCTGTTCGAACTCGTCGGCCTGCGCGATTGGGCAGCGATCGGCGAGCGCCACCGCGATCGCTCGAAGGACGGCGCCTGA
- a CDS encoding 3-isopropylmalate dehydratase large subunit, producing the protein MGMTMMEKILARKAGVEHVRPGDTVVCDVDMTVMIDLQFATGWVQPLKINDPDKVAVIMDHAVPAPNVHDAMGGTHARAFARDFGIEKFYDIGRHGICHQVIAENGLARPGEILACTDSHTCAAGAYNTAARGLGPAEVYSILCTGKTWFQAAPTIRYEFTGTKPTAVSGKDIFLYIAGTYGDATNHNIEYGGTGLASVPMNDRRTIATQGAEVSADFSTFPIDDLARGFLADHGAAPATYRAADADPDAEYAAVRTVDLSSLEPYVARPGTVSHNSLPVSAIGKRPVDQCFIGSCANGQLEDLRIAADIVRGRRVAPGVRLLITPASQEVYKDAMRAGYLQDLADAGAVVTNSTCGACFGYHMGLLAPGEVCLTSSTRNFTGRMGSPDAEIYMASPATVAASALTGHITDPRAELS; encoded by the coding sequence ATGGGCATGACCATGATGGAGAAGATCCTCGCCCGGAAGGCCGGCGTGGAACACGTGAGGCCCGGCGACACAGTCGTCTGCGACGTCGACATGACGGTCATGATCGACCTTCAGTTCGCCACCGGCTGGGTCCAGCCCCTGAAGATCAACGACCCGGACAAGGTCGCGGTCATCATGGACCACGCGGTTCCCGCACCGAACGTGCACGACGCGATGGGCGGCACCCACGCCCGGGCCTTCGCCCGCGACTTCGGCATCGAGAAGTTCTACGACATCGGCCGCCACGGCATCTGCCACCAGGTCATCGCCGAGAACGGGCTCGCCCGCCCCGGCGAGATCCTCGCGTGCACCGACTCCCACACCTGCGCGGCCGGGGCGTACAACACCGCCGCCCGCGGCCTCGGCCCGGCCGAGGTGTACTCGATCCTGTGCACCGGCAAGACCTGGTTCCAGGCCGCTCCCACGATCCGCTACGAGTTCACCGGCACCAAGCCCACCGCCGTGTCCGGCAAAGACATCTTCCTGTACATCGCCGGTACCTACGGCGACGCGACCAACCACAACATCGAGTACGGCGGGACCGGCCTGGCCTCGGTACCGATGAACGACCGGCGCACCATCGCCACCCAAGGCGCTGAGGTCTCCGCGGACTTCTCCACCTTCCCCATCGACGACCTGGCCCGCGGCTTCCTCGCCGACCACGGCGCCGCCCCCGCCACGTACCGGGCGGCCGACGCCGACCCGGACGCCGAGTACGCGGCGGTGCGCACGGTGGACCTGTCCTCGCTGGAGCCCTACGTCGCCCGTCCCGGCACCGTCAGCCACAACTCCCTGCCGGTGTCGGCCATCGGGAAGCGTCCGGTCGACCAGTGCTTCATCGGTTCCTGCGCCAACGGACAGCTGGAGGACCTGAGGATCGCCGCGGACATCGTGCGCGGCCGCAGGGTCGCCCCCGGCGTCCGGTTGCTGATCACACCCGCTTCGCAGGAGGTCTACAAGGACGCGATGCGCGCCGGGTACCTCCAGGACCTCGCGGATGCCGGAGCGGTGGTCACCAACTCCACCTGCGGCGCCTGCTTCGGCTACCACATGGGCCTGCTCGCCCCCGGCGAGGTGTGTCTCACCTCCTCCACCCGCAACTTCACCGGCCGCATGGGCAGCCCCGACGCCGAGATCTACATGGCCTCACCCGCCACCGTCGCCGCCTCTGCCCTCACCGGCCACATCACCGACCCCCGAGCGGAGCTGAGCTGA
- a CDS encoding LeuD/DmdB family oxidoreductase small subunit has protein sequence MDTLVTGRVWVVGDSVTTDAMYPAFAMKLPVAEAARHVFYELRPGWTDQVRPGDIVVAGRNFGLGSSRPVAALFRELGVAALMAEEFNSLFLRNCINHGLPALTLPGVARSFTDGDTARLDFAEGWAENLGSGTRLAGGPLPSLVLDILAAGGIVPKLAREGYVPLPAGSGR, from the coding sequence ATGGACACCCTCGTCACCGGCCGCGTATGGGTCGTCGGCGACTCGGTCACCACCGACGCGATGTACCCCGCCTTCGCCATGAAACTGCCCGTGGCCGAGGCCGCGCGCCACGTCTTCTACGAGCTGCGGCCCGGCTGGACGGACCAAGTCCGGCCCGGCGACATCGTGGTGGCCGGCCGCAACTTCGGGCTCGGCTCCTCCCGCCCCGTCGCGGCTCTCTTCCGCGAACTGGGCGTCGCCGCACTGATGGCGGAGGAGTTCAACTCCCTGTTCCTTCGCAACTGCATCAACCACGGGCTCCCCGCGCTCACCCTGCCCGGCGTCGCCCGGTCCTTCACGGACGGTGATACAGCCCGCCTCGACTTCGCCGAGGGCTGGGCCGAGAACCTCGGGTCCGGAACCCGTCTGGCGGGAGGTCCGCTGCCGTCTCTGGTCCTCGACATCCTCGCGGCGGGCGGCATAGTGCCGAAACTCGCCCGCGAAGGCTACGTACCCCTCCCAGCAGGCTCGGGCCGCTGA
- a CDS encoding MBL fold metallo-hydrolase — MHSQLAPGVTRIATSKRDNAFLVDGDDGFTLIDVGWSKAPRVLLNAVADLGRKPSDIRRVVLTHAHPDHVQGAAELRRHTGAQILIHAADRAWLEAGRVPAAGRSGPVGRLIDRLPKLHWNPTAPDGTVADRDVVEGSGGLRVVHTPGHSPGHVVLLHEPSRTVLMGDAAFNRGTFALGPSALAADPDLRPGSLARIPQDVKAVGFAHGAPLAGREVHAFQQFLRQLHSST; from the coding sequence ATGCACAGCCAGCTCGCCCCCGGCGTCACCCGTATCGCCACCAGCAAGCGCGACAACGCCTTCCTCGTCGACGGCGACGACGGCTTCACCCTGATCGACGTCGGCTGGTCCAAGGCCCCGCGCGTCCTGCTGAACGCGGTGGCCGACCTGGGCCGCAAACCCTCCGACATCCGACGCGTCGTCCTCACCCATGCCCACCCCGACCACGTCCAGGGCGCGGCCGAACTGCGCCGTCACACGGGCGCGCAGATCCTCATCCATGCCGCGGACCGGGCATGGCTGGAGGCCGGACGCGTCCCCGCCGCGGGCCGCTCCGGCCCGGTGGGACGCCTCATCGACCGACTGCCCAAGCTCCACTGGAACCCCACCGCCCCCGATGGCACGGTTGCCGACCGTGACGTGGTGGAGGGCAGCGGCGGGCTGCGCGTCGTCCACACCCCCGGCCACTCCCCCGGGCACGTCGTCCTCCTCCACGAACCCAGCCGCACCGTGCTCATGGGCGACGCGGCGTTCAACCGCGGCACGTTCGCGCTGGGCCCGTCGGCTCTGGCCGCAGACCCGGATCTACGGCCGGGCAGCCTCGCCCGCATCCCACAGGACGTGAAGGCCGTCGGCTTCGCCCATGGCGCCCCCCTTGCCGGCCGCGAGGTACACGCCTTCCAGCAGTTCCTCCGACAGCTTCACAGCAGCACCTGA
- a CDS encoding clavaminate synthase family protein: MSETTPATTRSTVAADRELDPADAGACERLARTLCTGGHDQVDSPEWVARARDAWDDLPLLLRREVRRFRRHSGPHGTLVIGGLPVDQAALPATPTTSGSVQRQATISAAVLTMVACGLGEPLAYLAEKSGALVQDVVPVPGQETFHGNAGSVPLSFHTENGFHPHPPDYVVFLCLRADHDRRAGMRVAGIRQALPLLTPAGRQALFAPEFITTPPPSFGPDAATSEPGVEPRPVLSGAAEDPDIRMAQLVTTPLTPRATAALTEFGRACEATARTLRLTPGDLVVIDNRVTVHGRTAFHPRYDGADRWLQRTYVTTDLRRSRDHRPHDGHILAR; the protein is encoded by the coding sequence ATGTCCGAGACGACGCCCGCCACCACCCGAAGCACCGTCGCCGCCGATCGGGAACTGGATCCGGCCGATGCCGGCGCGTGCGAGCGGCTGGCCCGCACCCTGTGCACCGGCGGGCACGACCAGGTCGACAGCCCCGAGTGGGTGGCTCGGGCCCGGGACGCCTGGGACGACCTTCCGCTGCTGCTGCGCCGTGAGGTGCGCCGGTTCCGAAGGCATTCCGGCCCGCACGGCACACTGGTGATCGGCGGCCTGCCCGTCGATCAGGCGGCCCTGCCGGCGACACCGACCACATCCGGCTCGGTCCAGCGCCAGGCCACCATCTCGGCGGCGGTGCTCACCATGGTGGCCTGCGGGCTCGGCGAGCCTCTCGCCTACCTGGCGGAGAAATCCGGGGCCCTCGTGCAGGACGTCGTGCCCGTGCCCGGGCAGGAGACGTTCCACGGCAATGCCGGATCGGTGCCGCTGTCCTTCCACACCGAGAACGGCTTCCACCCCCACCCGCCCGACTATGTGGTCTTCCTGTGCCTGCGCGCCGACCACGACCGACGCGCAGGCATGCGCGTCGCCGGCATCCGCCAAGCACTGCCGCTCCTCACCCCAGCCGGCCGCCAGGCCCTGTTCGCACCGGAGTTCATCACCACACCGCCACCCTCCTTCGGCCCCGACGCCGCCACGAGTGAGCCCGGCGTCGAGCCCCGACCGGTGCTGTCGGGAGCAGCCGAGGATCCCGACATACGCATGGCCCAGCTCGTCACCACCCCGCTCACGCCCCGGGCCACTGCGGCGCTCACCGAATTCGGCCGCGCCTGCGAGGCGACCGCCCGCACCCTGCGTCTGACACCGGGCGACCTGGTCGTCATCGACAACCGCGTCACCGTCCACGGCCGCACCGCCTTTCACCCCCGTTACGACGGCGCGGACCGCTGGCTGCAACGCACCTACGTCACCACCGACCTGCGCCGCTCCCGCGACCACCGCCCCCACGACGGCCACATACTCGCCCGCTGA
- a CDS encoding SDR family NAD(P)-dependent oxidoreductase codes for MPSSLSGRIVLVTGATSGIGYESARQLAERGATVLLHGRTPEEARAAADRLISTTGIDGTLVRPLAADFARLEEVENLAQAVLRDHPRLDVLVNNAAIAAPERHTLTADGNEIAFQVNFLAHYLLTDLLAAALTTDPGGRVVNVSSSLHRTAAIQWNDPQRMRRYSRLAAYAQSQLALTVFAADPRVTAVSVHPGICDTGLLSLYANEGVRAAEGAAHVVRLCDPATEIVNGAYYDRGERVAPAAAATDDRMVKRLNKLADLLVGHTA; via the coding sequence ATGCCTTCATCCCTGTCCGGACGTATCGTCCTCGTCACCGGCGCCACCTCCGGCATCGGCTACGAGAGCGCCCGCCAGCTCGCCGAGCGCGGCGCGACCGTCCTCCTCCACGGCCGCACGCCCGAGGAGGCCCGGGCCGCCGCCGACCGGCTCATCAGCACCACCGGCATCGACGGCACCCTCGTGCGCCCGCTCGCCGCCGACTTCGCCCGCCTCGAAGAGGTCGAGAACCTCGCCCAGGCCGTCCTTCGCGACCACCCGCGCCTCGACGTGCTCGTCAACAACGCGGCCATCGCCGCACCCGAGCGCCACACCCTCACCGCCGACGGGAACGAGATCGCCTTCCAGGTCAACTTCCTCGCCCACTACCTCCTCACCGACCTCCTGGCGGCCGCCCTCACCACCGACCCCGGTGGCCGGGTCGTCAACGTCTCCTCCTCGCTCCACCGCACCGCCGCCATCCAGTGGAACGACCCGCAGCGCATGCGCCGTTACTCCCGGCTCGCCGCCTACGCACAGTCGCAGCTGGCGCTCACCGTCTTCGCCGCCGACCCGCGCGTCACCGCCGTCTCGGTCCACCCCGGGATCTGCGACACCGGTCTGCTCTCCCTCTACGCGAACGAGGGCGTCCGCGCCGCCGAGGGCGCGGCCCACGTCGTACGGCTCTGCGACCCGGCCACCGAGATCGTCAACGGCGCCTACTACGACCGCGGCGAACGCGTCGCACCGGCCGCGGCCGCCACCGACGACCGCATGGTCAAGCGCCTCAACAAGCTCGCCGACCTCCTCGTCGGCCACACCGCCTGA
- a CDS encoding GNAT family N-acetyltransferase — translation MIELLPSHIPALARWFPGGVPGIAALPEHVLTTGSGHWWADRAVDPRAVAVSSGDHVLLRGEPGVLAPDALVRFAGSYIEAPARFLPVLGGGFQRLDPWERMVYVHQAPALAARPASGVTVRRLTPQDASAVVALGPGAAWIHKTWGGPEQLAASGLGWGAFHRSRLLSLACTYVLGSRYEDVAALADPGHRRQHLALACVTALCRDIAARGRTPSWTCSRDNRPSRLLAWSAGFRLTREYVHYASGPARRPGFSSTAEAA, via the coding sequence GTGATCGAGCTCCTTCCCTCCCACATCCCCGCTCTGGCCCGCTGGTTCCCCGGTGGGGTCCCCGGCATCGCGGCTCTCCCCGAGCACGTGCTGACCACCGGCAGCGGCCACTGGTGGGCCGACCGTGCCGTGGACCCGAGGGCGGTCGCCGTCTCCAGCGGGGACCATGTCCTGCTGCGCGGAGAACCGGGCGTGCTCGCTCCCGACGCCCTCGTGCGGTTCGCAGGCAGCTACATCGAGGCTCCGGCTCGTTTCCTGCCCGTCCTCGGCGGCGGGTTCCAGCGCCTCGACCCGTGGGAGCGCATGGTCTACGTACACCAGGCGCCCGCCCTGGCTGCCCGTCCGGCATCCGGCGTCACGGTGCGTCGGCTGACTCCCCAGGACGCGTCGGCCGTCGTCGCCCTGGGACCCGGGGCGGCCTGGATCCACAAGACCTGGGGCGGCCCCGAGCAACTCGCGGCCTCGGGCCTAGGCTGGGGTGCCTTCCACCGGAGCCGCCTCCTCTCGCTGGCCTGCACGTACGTCCTCGGCAGCCGGTACGAAGACGTCGCGGCCCTGGCCGACCCCGGCCACCGCAGGCAGCACCTCGCCCTCGCCTGCGTCACCGCCTTGTGCCGGGACATCGCCGCTCGTGGCCGTACACCGAGCTGGACCTGCTCCCGCGACAACCGTCCCAGCCGTCTCCTGGCCTGGTCGGCCGGGTTCCGGCTGACCCGCGAGTACGTCCATTACGCGTCCGGTCCCGCCCGCCGCCCCGGCTTCAGCAGCACGGCGGAGGCGGCGTGA
- a CDS encoding SDR family NAD(P)-dependent oxidoreductase, with protein sequence MSSFLSGRTIMVTGATSGIGYETARLLAERGATVLLHGRTPDEARAAVKRLLATADVDAELLRPCAADFARLDEVERLANRVITGHPCLDVLVNNAAVAAPERHTVTPDGNELAFQVNFLAHYLLTHRLEPALTTDPGGRVVNVSSSMHRTASIMWNDPNRTRRYSRLAAYAQSRLALTVFAADPRVTAVSVDPGICETALRPLYGPEGAAPAAGAAHIARLCDPAVEIVNGAYYDGGERMEPAAGATEERTVKRLNRLADQLVGHCV encoded by the coding sequence ATGTCTTCGTTCCTGTCCGGCCGCACCATCATGGTCACCGGCGCCACCTCAGGCATCGGCTACGAGACCGCCCGCCTGCTCGCCGAGCGCGGCGCCACCGTCCTGCTCCACGGCCGCACCCCGGACGAGGCCCGGGCGGCCGTCAAGCGGCTCCTCGCCACCGCTGATGTCGACGCGGAACTCCTGCGTCCGTGCGCCGCGGACTTCGCACGGCTCGACGAGGTCGAGCGGCTGGCCAACCGGGTCATCACGGGGCACCCCTGCCTCGACGTCCTGGTCAACAACGCCGCTGTCGCCGCCCCCGAGCGGCACACGGTCACCCCCGACGGCAACGAGCTGGCCTTCCAGGTCAACTTCCTCGCCCACTACCTGCTGACGCACCGGTTGGAGCCGGCGCTCACCACCGACCCGGGCGGCCGCGTCGTGAACGTCTCCTCCTCGATGCACCGCACCGCGTCGATCATGTGGAACGACCCCAACCGGACCCGCCGTTACTCGCGCCTCGCGGCCTACGCGCAGTCCCGGCTCGCGCTCACCGTGTTCGCCGCCGACCCCCGCGTCACCGCCGTGTCCGTCGACCCGGGCATCTGCGAGACCGCGCTGAGGCCGCTGTACGGACCCGAGGGCGCGGCGCCCGCCGCGGGCGCCGCCCACATCGCGCGGCTGTGCGACCCGGCCGTCGAGATCGTCAACGGCGCCTACTACGACGGCGGCGAGCGCATGGAGCCCGCCGCCGGAGCGACCGAGGAGCGCACGGTCAAGCGGCTGAACAGGCTCGCCGACCAGCTCGTCGGCCATTGCGTCTGA